From Streptomyces sp. NBC_00683, one genomic window encodes:
- a CDS encoding SRPBCC family protein — protein sequence MAEHTSSSITIEAAPADVMGVISDFARYPEWTGEVKEAEILATDDLGRAEQVRLVLDAGAIKDDHVLAYTWNGANEVSWTLVKSQMLRALDGSYALAPVGGDRTEVTYRLAVDVKIPLLGMIKRKAEKVIIDRALAGLKKRVESVPKA from the coding sequence ATGGCTGAACACACCAGCTCGAGCATCACGATCGAGGCGGCACCGGCCGACGTCATGGGAGTGATCTCCGACTTCGCCCGCTATCCGGAATGGACCGGCGAGGTGAAGGAGGCCGAGATCCTGGCCACCGACGACCTGGGCCGCGCCGAGCAGGTCCGGCTGGTGCTGGACGCCGGAGCGATCAAGGACGACCACGTCCTCGCCTACACCTGGAACGGCGCGAACGAGGTCAGCTGGACCCTCGTGAAGTCCCAGATGCTGCGCGCCCTCGACGGCAGCTACGCGCTGGCCCCCGTCGGCGGCGACCGCACCGAGGTCACCTACCGGCTCGCCGTCGACGTCAAGATCCCGCTGCTGGGCATGATCAAGCGCAAGGCCGAGAAGGTCATCATCGACCGTGCCCTGGCCGGACTGAAGAAGCGCGTCGAGTCCGTCCCGAAGGCCTGA
- a CDS encoding ArsA family ATPase, with protein sequence MRTVLVTGPGGAGRTTVAAATALAAARSGRRTLLISSDAVPGFPAGTAPTEVTDGLHHARIDSGEHFRSELVALQDRASGALDLLGAGRLDGEELTELPGSAQLALLHTLRRAAEGDWSKDGYDVLVVDLPPLADALALLALPGQLRRYLRRLLPQERQAARALRPMLAQLAGVPMPAQWLYEAAARKDAELAAVEALIEDSSSTVRLVAEPGPAAEDTLGAARTGLALHGLRVDTLVANRILPRHSCDPWFAALAAQQEKSLDRWHQVWAPGTPLTEVPHLGRDPQGLDDLALLGEACAPDDRTPGRAGDPSWTEDTRSEGGDGVLVWCLPLPGAVKEELRLVRRGDELLLTVGAFHRILRLESALRRCTVSGAALTDGVLRVRFAPDPALWPRTR encoded by the coding sequence GTGCGTACGGTCCTCGTCACCGGCCCCGGCGGCGCAGGCCGTACCACCGTCGCGGCGGCGACCGCACTGGCCGCGGCCCGCAGCGGCCGGCGCACCCTCCTGATCTCCTCGGACGCCGTACCCGGCTTCCCCGCAGGCACCGCACCCACCGAGGTCACCGACGGGCTCCACCACGCCCGTATCGACTCCGGCGAGCACTTCCGCAGCGAACTCGTCGCCCTCCAGGACCGGGCGTCCGGAGCGCTCGACCTGCTCGGCGCGGGCCGGCTGGACGGTGAGGAACTCACCGAGCTTCCGGGCAGCGCCCAGCTCGCCCTCCTGCACACCCTGCGCCGCGCGGCCGAGGGCGACTGGTCGAAGGACGGTTACGACGTCCTCGTCGTCGACCTCCCCCCGCTGGCCGACGCACTCGCCCTGCTCGCCCTGCCCGGGCAGCTGCGCCGCTACCTGCGCCGCCTCCTGCCCCAGGAACGCCAGGCGGCCCGCGCACTGCGCCCGATGCTCGCCCAGCTCGCCGGTGTCCCGATGCCGGCGCAGTGGCTGTACGAGGCCGCCGCCCGCAAGGACGCCGAGCTCGCCGCGGTCGAGGCACTGATCGAGGACAGCTCCTCGACCGTGCGGCTGGTCGCCGAACCGGGGCCGGCTGCCGAGGACACCCTGGGCGCCGCCCGTACCGGACTGGCGCTGCACGGACTGCGCGTCGACACCCTCGTGGCCAACCGCATCCTGCCCCGGCACTCCTGCGACCCCTGGTTCGCCGCCCTCGCCGCCCAGCAGGAGAAGAGCCTGGACCGCTGGCACCAGGTATGGGCCCCCGGGACCCCGCTGACCGAGGTGCCCCACCTCGGGCGTGACCCGCAGGGACTCGACGACCTCGCCCTCCTGGGCGAGGCCTGCGCACCCGACGACCGGACACCCGGCCGTGCCGGGGACCCCTCGTGGACGGAGGACACCCGGAGCGAGGGGGGCGACGGCGTCCTCGTCTGGTGCCTGCCCCTCCCGGGAGCCGTCAAGGAGGAGCTGCGGCTCGTCCGGCGCGGTGACGAACTGCTCCTCACCGTGGGCGCCTTCCACCGGATCCTGCGCCTGGAGTCCGCACTGCGCCGCTGCACCGTCTCAGGGGCCGCGCTGACCGACGGGGTCCTGCGTGTCCGGTTCGCACCGGACCCCGCGCTCTGGCCGAGGACACGATGA
- a CDS encoding DUF5304 domain-containing protein — MSEATDRPVDDDAWAEACAEDLEAEKARRRAQHGPQPGSAAEELRKLIDAVADKVSSLQSPLLGMAAQGTVQQVIRQAKSAVEPVIERNPDLFDHLAAAGNELLAAYRSAVEGQEGRWTRGTEGAGGSTGSTTSTPGPAKKAADDPSDPRDEGPGGSENIDLD; from the coding sequence ATGAGTGAAGCCACCGATCGTCCCGTCGACGACGACGCGTGGGCCGAGGCCTGCGCCGAGGACCTCGAGGCGGAGAAGGCCCGCCGGCGGGCCCAGCACGGGCCGCAGCCCGGTTCCGCCGCGGAAGAGCTGCGCAAGCTGATCGACGCGGTGGCCGACAAGGTCTCCTCGCTCCAGTCGCCGCTGCTCGGCATGGCCGCCCAGGGCACCGTCCAGCAGGTGATCCGGCAGGCCAAGTCCGCGGTCGAGCCCGTCATCGAGCGCAATCCGGACCTCTTCGACCATCTCGCCGCCGCCGGCAACGAACTCCTCGCCGCCTACCGATCCGCGGTCGAGGGCCAGGAAGGCCGCTGGACCCGCGGCACCGAGGGCGCCGGAGGCTCGACGGGCAGTACGACAAGTACCCCGGGACCGGCGAAAAAGGCCGCCGACGACCCCTCGGATCCGCGTGACGAGGGCCCCGGCGGCAGCGAAAACATCGACCTGGACTGA
- a CDS encoding ROK family glucokinase, with amino-acid sequence MGLTIGVDIGGTKIAAGVVDEEGRILSTFKVSTPPTAEGIVDAICSAVAGASEGHEVEAVGIGAAGYVDDKRATVLFAPNINWRHEPLKDKVEQRVGLPVVVENDANAAAWGEYRFGAGQGHDDVICITLGTGLGGGIIIGNKLRRGRFGVAAEFGHIRVVPDGLLCGCGSQGCWEQYASGRALVRYAKQRANATPENAAILLSLGDGTVDGIEGKHISEAARQGDLVAVDSFRELARWAGAGLADLASLFDPSAFIVGGGVSDEGELVLDPIRKSFRRWLIGGEWRPHAQVLAAQLGGKAGLVGAADLARQG; translated from the coding sequence ATGGGACTCACCATCGGCGTCGATATCGGCGGCACGAAGATCGCGGCTGGAGTGGTCGACGAAGAGGGCCGGATCCTCTCGACGTTCAAGGTATCGACCCCGCCGACGGCCGAAGGCATCGTCGACGCGATCTGCTCGGCCGTGGCCGGGGCGAGCGAGGGACACGAAGTCGAGGCGGTCGGCATCGGCGCAGCCGGGTATGTCGACGACAAGCGCGCCACCGTGCTGTTCGCTCCGAACATCAACTGGCGCCACGAGCCGCTCAAGGACAAGGTCGAGCAGCGCGTCGGCCTGCCGGTCGTCGTCGAGAACGACGCCAATGCGGCGGCCTGGGGCGAATACCGCTTCGGTGCCGGCCAGGGGCACGACGACGTCATCTGCATCACGCTCGGCACCGGCCTCGGCGGCGGCATCATCATCGGCAACAAGCTGCGCCGCGGACGCTTCGGTGTAGCGGCGGAATTCGGTCATATCCGGGTTGTCCCGGACGGCCTGCTCTGCGGCTGCGGAAGCCAGGGCTGCTGGGAGCAGTACGCATCCGGGCGGGCACTCGTCCGGTACGCGAAGCAGCGCGCCAACGCCACCCCGGAGAACGCCGCGATACTGCTGTCGCTCGGCGACGGCACGGTGGACGGCATCGAGGGCAAGCACATCAGTGAGGCCGCCCGGCAGGGCGACCTGGTGGCCGTCGACTCGTTCCGTGAGCTGGCCCGCTGGGCCGGAGCCGGACTCGCCGACCTCGCGTCGCTCTTCGACCCGTCGGCGTTCATCGTCGGCGGTGGCGTCTCGGACGAGGGCGAACTGGTCCTCGACCCGATCCGCAAGTCGTTCCGGCGCTGGCTGATCGGTGGCGAGTGGCGTCCGCACGCCCAGGTCCTCGCGGCCCAACTGGGCGGCAAGGCAGGCCTGGTGGGCGCGGCCGACCTGGCTCGCCAGGGCTGA
- a CDS encoding endonuclease/exonuclease/phosphatase family protein has protein sequence MVTTPMPLPDSRTEPDGSAVIRVLSYNVRSLRDDTEALARVIRACAPDLVCVQEAPRFFRWRKAAARLAAMTDLVILGGGAPAAGPLMLCSLRATVERTEDVLLPLTPGLHRRGLATAVVRIAGARLGVVSCHLSLQREERHAQAELLLAQLDTMDVPHTVVAGDLNDVPEGRAFRRLAGRLQDCRSVRPWGGEYTFPPHAPAKRIDAVFATDGIEVLGCGVPADLPGVTEADLRAATDHLPVLAALRVPAGG, from the coding sequence ATGGTCACGACGCCGATGCCGCTGCCCGACTCCCGTACCGAGCCGGACGGTTCGGCCGTCATCAGAGTGCTCAGCTACAACGTCCGCTCGCTGCGCGACGACACCGAGGCGCTGGCGCGCGTCATCCGCGCCTGCGCACCCGATCTGGTGTGCGTCCAGGAGGCCCCGCGCTTCTTCCGCTGGCGCAAGGCGGCGGCCCGGCTCGCCGCCATGACCGACCTGGTGATCCTCGGCGGCGGCGCACCGGCGGCAGGACCGCTCATGCTGTGCTCCCTGCGCGCCACGGTGGAACGCACCGAGGACGTCCTGCTGCCGCTCACCCCCGGACTTCACCGGCGGGGCCTGGCCACGGCGGTGGTACGGATCGCGGGAGCCAGGCTCGGGGTCGTGAGCTGCCATCTCAGTCTGCAGCGCGAGGAGCGCCACGCCCAGGCGGAACTCCTGCTCGCACAGCTCGACACGATGGACGTCCCGCACACCGTCGTGGCGGGCGACCTCAACGACGTACCGGAAGGGCGGGCGTTCCGGCGGCTGGCCGGACGGCTTCAGGACTGCCGGTCCGTACGTCCCTGGGGTGGCGAGTACACCTTCCCGCCCCACGCACCGGCCAAGCGCATCGACGCGGTCTTCGCGACGGACGGCATCGAGGTGCTCGGATGCGGCGTCCCGGCGGACCTGCCCGGAGTCACCGAGGCGGACCTGCGGGCGGCCACGGACCATCTGCCCGTACTGGCCGCCCTCAGAGTGCCCGCGGGGGGCTGA